In Brachybacterium saurashtrense, the genomic stretch CCTCCGTCCCGGTCAGGCCCTCGACGATCACGTCGGCGTCGTGGCGGAGGAGGTCGAGATAGGTGGGGACGGGGCCGCCCTCCTGCGAGAGCGAGTCGACGTAGAGGGTGCCGCCGAAGCGTGCGCCGGTCGCCTCGACGACCTGCTGCATGGGGGCGTCGGAGACGGTCGACTCGCAGAACACCGCCGGTACGTCCTGGTCGCGGACGGTCTCGATGACCGCGGCGATCTGCTGCGGGGTGGCCTGCTGCTCGGCGTTGACGGGCCAGATGTAGTGCTCCTCGAGGCCCACGTCGCGGGCGAGATAGGAGAAGGCGCCCTCGCAGGTCACGAGTGCCCGCTCGTTCTCGGGGAGGGCGCCGACGGTCTGAACGAGCTCGTCGTGGATCTGCTGGAGCTGCCGGGAGTAGGCCTCGCCGTTGCTCGCGAAGTCCTCCGCGTGCTCGGGATCGAGCTGGCTGAAGGCCGTGACCATGTTGTCGACGTATACCTGCGCGGCCTCGGGGCTCATCCAGGCGTGGGGATTCGGGGTGCCCGGAGTCCCGGCGATGTCGAGCGCCTCGATGCCGTCGGAGACCACCGCGTGTGGGACGTCCGCGGTCTCGACGAACTGGCCGAACCAGGCCTCGAGGTGAAGGCCGTTGTCGAGGATCAGATCCGCCTCGGAGGCCCTGGCCACGTCACCGGGAGTGGGCTCGTAGCCGTGGATCTCCGCGCCGGGCTTGGTGATCGACTCGACGCGGAGGTGCTCTCCGGCGACATTCTGGGCGATGTCCTGCAGGACGGTGAAGGTGGTCAGCACGACGAGCCTGTCCCCCTCCCCTGAGTCTCCCGCCCTCCCGCACCCGCTCAGCAGCATCACCAGCGCCGCGGCCATCGCTGAAGCCCTCGTCGCCAGTCGTCCTCCACACCTCACGCGCACACCTCTTCGCCTCATCCATCGAACTATGTTCGCCTTGTCTAACTTGGTAGGTGGCACTGTCTCATACCGGCGTCCGGGAGTCACGCGGCCCGTCGGCCGGCCAGGAAATCCGACGACACCCCGCCACCGCGCGGGGAGGATGGAGGCATGGACGAGGTCGAGGTGATCGTCGCGCACAGCGAGCGGGCGACGCTGCGAGTCGGCGAGGTGTTCGTGAAGGTCGACGGGCATCTCACGCGCCACGCGGCAGAGGTCCGGGCGATGGACCTCGCCTCGATCCCGACGCCCGAAGTGCTGTGGCACGAACCGCCCGCGCTCGCCCGCGCGGCAGTGCCCGGCACCGCGCTCGGCG encodes the following:
- a CDS encoding metal ABC transporter substrate-binding protein, whose product is MAAALVMLLSGCGRAGDSGEGDRLVVLTTFTVLQDIAQNVAGEHLRVESITKPGAEIHGYEPTPGDVARASEADLILDNGLHLEAWFGQFVETADVPHAVVSDGIEALDIAGTPGTPNPHAWMSPEAAQVYVDNMVTAFSQLDPEHAEDFASNGEAYSRQLQQIHDELVQTVGALPENERALVTCEGAFSYLARDVGLEEHYIWPVNAEQQATPQQIAAVIETVRDQDVPAVFCESTVSDAPMQQVVEATGARFGGTLYVDSLSQEGGPVPTYLDLLRHDADVIVEGLTGTEAAA